In one window of Rathayibacter caricis DSM 15933 DNA:
- a CDS encoding DUF3499 family protein, giving the protein MNGRQCSRTGCSAPAVVTLTYDYGDSLVAVGPLSPAPDPHGYDLCEEHDRRLSVPVGWSVIRYREPSIEG; this is encoded by the coding sequence ATGAACGGACGGCAGTGCTCGCGGACGGGCTGCAGCGCCCCGGCCGTCGTCACGCTGACCTACGACTACGGCGACTCCCTCGTCGCGGTCGGCCCGCTCAGCCCCGCACCCGATCCGCACGGCTACGACCTGTGCGAGGAGCACGACCGGCGGCTCTCGGTGCCGGTCGGCTGGAGCGTGATCCGCTACCGCGAGCCGTCGATCGAGGGCTGA
- a CDS encoding RDD family protein encodes MGTDRADDDDGLVTGEAIALEVPVTSFVLRACGAIIDLVAELLLALLLFYLVSVLAGDGGLDASAAAAVGVAALVTSLVLVPVVVETATRGRSLGKLAVGARVVRDDGGAISFRHALVRGLTAVLEIVMTAGGLAAVVGLLSRRSRRLGDVLAGTHSQLERVPAAAPLQAEVPAPLLGWAATADVARLPDALARRLAQFLRQRGGMTEPSRSRLAASLAHEASAFVSPVPAAPAEDFLLAVAALRRAREERALRLSADRLERLAPVLSAGPRGFPPRTDQPSIDGSR; translated from the coding sequence ATGGGCACCGATCGGGCGGACGACGACGACGGCCTGGTCACCGGCGAGGCGATCGCCCTCGAGGTGCCCGTCACCAGCTTCGTCCTGCGCGCGTGCGGGGCGATCATCGATCTGGTCGCCGAGCTCCTGCTCGCGCTCCTGCTCTTCTACCTGGTCTCGGTCCTCGCGGGCGACGGCGGGCTCGACGCGTCGGCCGCCGCGGCGGTCGGCGTCGCCGCCCTCGTGACCTCCCTCGTCCTCGTCCCGGTCGTCGTCGAGACGGCCACGCGCGGACGCTCGCTCGGCAAGCTCGCTGTCGGCGCCCGGGTCGTCCGCGACGACGGTGGTGCGATCTCGTTCCGCCACGCCCTCGTGCGCGGCCTGACCGCCGTGCTCGAGATCGTGATGACGGCGGGCGGTCTCGCCGCGGTCGTCGGGCTGCTCTCGCGCCGCTCCCGCCGCCTCGGCGACGTCCTCGCCGGCACCCACAGCCAGCTCGAGCGCGTCCCCGCGGCGGCTCCGCTGCAGGCCGAGGTCCCGGCTCCGCTCCTCGGCTGGGCGGCGACCGCCGACGTCGCCCGTCTGCCCGACGCCCTCGCGCGCCGCCTCGCCCAGTTCCTCCGGCAGCGCGGCGGCATGACGGAGCCGTCCCGCTCCCGGCTGGCCGCCTCCCTCGCCCACGAGGCGTCGGCCTTCGTGTCGCCGGTGCCCGCGGCGCCGGCCGAGGACTTCCTGCTGGCGGTCGCCGCCCTGCGCCGCGCCCGCGAGGAGCGCGCCCTCCGCCTGTCGGCCGACCGCCTCGAGCGGCTGGCGCCCGTGCTCTCGGCGGGGCCCCGGGGCTTCCCGCCGCGCACGGATCAGCCCTCGATCGACGGCTCGCGGTAG
- a CDS encoding stage II sporulation protein M, with amino-acid sequence MDIDALSTARAEHWRRLDELSRKRRLTGDEADELVERYQSASADLAAIASTAGSTAAGARLAVSLSRARGRLTGTGEDPLAAVSRFAVVTLPAALHRLRWLTLAVALATALIATLFAVWILGDARLLASLGDDEQLRRFAEDDFVDYYSENPAASFAGQVWTNNAWIAAQCVAFGIVGVYVPYILLQNAQNLGTSVAVMFHYGEGDTFFLYIAPHGQLELTAVFVAAAAGLRIFWAWIAPGARTRGQALAEDARSLFTVAIGLVFVLFVAGVIEGFVTPAPWPWFVKIGIGSAALLAFLAYMIVLGGRAARAGETGDLDRAARGSRSIADA; translated from the coding sequence ATGGACATCGACGCTCTCTCGACCGCTCGTGCGGAGCACTGGCGCCGCCTGGACGAGCTCTCGCGCAAGCGGAGGCTGACCGGCGACGAGGCGGACGAGCTGGTGGAGCGGTACCAGTCCGCCTCCGCCGATCTCGCCGCGATCGCCTCCACGGCCGGCTCGACCGCCGCGGGCGCCAGGCTCGCGGTCTCGCTGTCGAGGGCGCGCGGTCGGCTCACCGGGACGGGCGAGGACCCGCTGGCGGCGGTCTCGCGCTTCGCGGTCGTGACGCTCCCCGCGGCGCTGCACCGACTCCGCTGGCTGACCCTCGCGGTCGCGCTCGCCACGGCGCTGATCGCGACCCTGTTCGCGGTGTGGATCCTCGGCGACGCACGGCTGCTGGCCTCGCTCGGCGACGACGAGCAGCTGCGGCGCTTCGCCGAGGACGACTTCGTCGACTACTACTCCGAGAACCCCGCCGCGTCCTTCGCCGGCCAGGTCTGGACCAACAACGCGTGGATCGCGGCGCAGTGCGTCGCCTTCGGGATCGTCGGTGTCTACGTGCCGTACATCCTCCTGCAGAACGCGCAGAACCTGGGCACCTCCGTCGCCGTCATGTTCCACTACGGCGAGGGCGACACCTTCTTCCTCTACATCGCCCCGCACGGTCAGCTCGAGCTGACCGCGGTGTTCGTCGCCGCGGCGGCGGGACTGCGCATCTTCTGGGCCTGGATCGCGCCGGGAGCGCGCACGCGCGGGCAGGCCCTGGCCGAGGACGCGAGGAGCCTGTTCACCGTCGCGATCGGGCTGGTCTTCGTGCTGTTCGTCGCCGGGGTCATCGAGGGCTTCGTGACGCCGGCCCCGTGGCCGTGGTTCGTCAAGATCGGGATCGGCTCGGCGGCGCTGCTCGCCTTCCTCGCCTACATGATCGTGCTCGGCGGCCGTGCGGCGCGCGCGGGCGAGACCGGCGACCTCGACCGTGCGGCCCGCGGCTCCCGGAGCATCGCCGACGCCTGA
- a CDS encoding DUF58 domain-containing protein, producing the protein MHLTGRSVLVLLVGLVPVVLLGGSAQAAVVVLALWLLAWCVLVGIDLLVAGSPRAIVLERSVPDRVRLGERAEAELLITNTGRRRITGVVRDAWEPSAGALRTCTALRLPPGERRAVTTVLEPRRRGERRALHVTVRSNGVLGLAGRQATRSAPATVRVLPPFRSRRHLPSRLARLRELEGRTSVMIRGQGTEFDSLREYVRGDDVRSLDWRATARRREPVVRTWRPERDRRVVVVLDTGRTSAARIADEPRLDTAIEAALLLSALAAGAGDRIDVLAFDRTRRARVHGATGSEVLGRVVDALAPVQPQLIETDWSAVPAQVRALVSQRSLVVLLTALDSVGASEGLLAVLPQLTRTHTVVVACAVDPELVEMAADRSDRAAVYTAAAAERSLSDADRLSAAVRRLGGDVVLGTPEKLPPALADRYLALKAAGRL; encoded by the coding sequence GTGCACCTCACCGGACGCTCCGTCCTCGTCCTCCTCGTCGGCCTCGTGCCTGTCGTCCTGCTCGGTGGGAGCGCGCAGGCCGCCGTCGTCGTGCTCGCGCTCTGGCTGCTCGCCTGGTGCGTCCTGGTCGGCATCGACCTCCTCGTCGCGGGGTCGCCGCGCGCGATCGTCCTGGAGCGGAGCGTCCCCGACCGGGTCCGCCTCGGTGAGCGCGCCGAGGCGGAGCTGCTGATCACGAACACCGGCCGTCGCCGCATCACGGGCGTCGTCCGAGACGCCTGGGAGCCGTCAGCGGGGGCGCTGCGCACCTGCACCGCCCTCCGGCTGCCACCTGGCGAGCGCCGCGCGGTCACGACGGTGCTCGAGCCGCGCAGGCGCGGCGAGCGCCGGGCGCTGCACGTGACCGTCCGCTCGAACGGGGTCCTCGGCCTCGCCGGGCGGCAGGCGACGCGCTCGGCCCCCGCGACAGTGCGGGTGCTCCCGCCGTTCCGGTCGCGCCGGCACCTGCCCTCGCGGCTCGCCCGGCTGCGCGAGCTCGAGGGCCGCACGAGCGTGATGATCCGCGGGCAGGGCACCGAGTTCGACAGCCTCCGCGAGTACGTCCGCGGAGACGACGTCCGCTCCCTCGACTGGAGGGCCACCGCCCGCCGCCGCGAGCCCGTCGTGCGGACCTGGCGCCCGGAGCGGGACCGCCGGGTGGTCGTCGTGCTCGACACCGGTCGTACCTCCGCGGCGCGGATCGCGGACGAGCCGCGGCTGGACACCGCGATCGAGGCGGCACTGCTCCTGTCGGCTCTGGCTGCCGGCGCCGGCGACCGGATCGACGTGCTCGCGTTCGACCGCACCCGTCGGGCACGGGTCCACGGCGCCACCGGCAGCGAGGTGCTCGGCCGCGTCGTCGACGCGCTGGCGCCGGTGCAGCCCCAGCTGATCGAGACCGACTGGTCGGCCGTGCCCGCGCAGGTGCGCGCCCTGGTCTCGCAGCGCTCGCTCGTCGTCCTCCTGACCGCGCTGGACTCGGTCGGGGCGTCCGAGGGCCTGCTCGCGGTGCTCCCCCAGCTCACCCGCACCCACACGGTCGTCGTGGCGTGCGCCGTGGATCCCGAGCTCGTCGAGATGGCGGCCGATCGGAGCGACCGCGCGGCCGTCTACACCGCCGCGGCGGCCGAGCGCTCGCTGAGCGACGCGGACCGCCTCTCCGCCGCCGTCCGCCGGCTCGGCGGCGACGTCGTGCTCGGCACTCCGGAGAAGCTCCCGCCGGCGCTCGCCGACCGCTACCTCGCGCTCAAGGCGGCCGGGCGGCTCTGA
- a CDS encoding AAA family ATPase, with amino-acid sequence MTDSTLPPIADDALRGELDRVRTEVGRAVVGQDGAVSGLLIALLAGGHVLLEGVPGVAKTLLVRALSLSLGLDTRRVQFTPDLMPGDITGSLVYDASTSGFAFREGPVFTNLLLADEINRTPPKTQAALLEAMEERQVSVDGRTLALPDPFLVAATQNPVEYEGTYALPEAQLDRFLLKLVLEIPPRDVEVEVLSRHAVGFDPRDLAAAGVHPVLDASRLRAAQESVRRVGAGPDVLGYIVDIARATRESPSVKLGVSPRGSTALLAASRAWAWLNGYGSITPDHVQAMVLPVLRHRIQLQPEAELEGVRTEAVLGGILQQVRVPV; translated from the coding sequence ATGACCGACTCCACCCTCCCGCCGATCGCCGACGACGCGCTGCGCGGCGAGCTCGACCGCGTCCGCACCGAGGTCGGCCGCGCCGTCGTCGGTCAGGACGGCGCGGTCTCGGGACTGCTCATCGCCCTGCTCGCGGGCGGTCACGTGCTGCTCGAGGGCGTCCCCGGAGTCGCGAAGACGCTGCTCGTCCGCGCCCTGTCGTTGTCGCTCGGGCTGGACACGCGGCGCGTGCAGTTCACCCCCGATCTGATGCCCGGCGACATCACCGGCTCACTCGTCTACGACGCCTCGACCTCCGGATTCGCGTTCCGCGAGGGCCCGGTCTTCACGAACCTCCTGCTGGCGGACGAGATCAACCGCACCCCTCCCAAGACCCAGGCCGCACTGCTCGAGGCGATGGAGGAGCGCCAGGTCAGCGTCGACGGGCGGACCCTCGCGCTGCCCGATCCGTTCCTCGTCGCCGCCACCCAGAACCCGGTCGAGTACGAGGGCACCTACGCGCTGCCCGAGGCGCAGCTCGACCGCTTCCTGCTCAAGCTCGTCCTCGAGATCCCGCCGCGCGACGTGGAGGTCGAGGTCCTCTCCCGCCACGCCGTGGGCTTCGACCCGCGCGACCTGGCCGCGGCCGGCGTGCACCCGGTGCTCGACGCCTCTCGCCTGCGCGCCGCTCAGGAGTCCGTCCGCCGCGTCGGGGCCGGTCCCGACGTGCTGGGCTACATCGTCGACATCGCCCGCGCCACCCGCGAGAGCCCGAGCGTGAAGCTCGGCGTGAGCCCTCGCGGCTCGACCGCGCTCCTGGCGGCCTCGCGCGCCTGGGCCTGGCTGAACGGCTACGGATCCATCACTCCGGACCACGTGCAGGCGATGGTCCTGCCGGTCCTGCGCCACCGGATCCAGCTGCAGCCGGAGGCCGAGCTCGAGGGCGTGCGCACCGAGGCCGTCCTCGGCGGCATCCTGCAGCAGGTCCGGGTCCCGGTCTGA
- a CDS encoding DUF4350 domain-containing protein translates to MSATDTVSTPTLGALLRRGRLWAVLLALVAVGTLLLTVATGAPSLAPDLDPDSAAPDGARAVAQVLREQGVDVVRADVLEDATAAAGPGTTVLVDDSDAVLDTDQYADLEDAAAAIVLVQPTGDALEALLPGAAFAGAPLDGGDLDADCSLPAAARAESIPSGGQTYRLLDGGATGCFPSGDDAYALVSGTSPGGADVTVVGDAALLRNSTVDEGGRAALALNLLGARDRLVWYRVSLDDLRGEAAVDPADLAPGWVTPAILLLLGVGVAAAVWRGRRFGPLAVEPLPVVVHASETARGRARLYARGGTRLRALDALRIGTLRRLASMLGLSASAGVDEIVTGAADLLGRDPVALRRLLVDDTPADDRALVSASDDLLRLESAVRAALAPTPHPARRQEGPLR, encoded by the coding sequence GTGAGCGCGACCGACACGGTGTCGACGCCCACCCTCGGCGCGCTGCTGCGCCGGGGGCGCCTCTGGGCCGTGCTCCTCGCCCTCGTCGCGGTCGGGACCCTCCTGCTCACCGTCGCGACGGGAGCGCCGTCCCTCGCACCGGACCTCGATCCCGACAGCGCCGCTCCGGATGGTGCGCGCGCGGTGGCGCAGGTCCTCCGCGAGCAGGGCGTCGACGTGGTCCGGGCGGACGTGCTCGAGGACGCGACCGCGGCGGCCGGCCCGGGAACGACCGTTCTCGTCGACGACTCCGACGCCGTGCTCGACACCGACCAGTACGCGGACCTCGAGGACGCCGCCGCCGCGATCGTCCTGGTGCAGCCGACCGGCGACGCCCTCGAGGCGCTCCTGCCCGGCGCCGCCTTCGCCGGGGCGCCCCTCGACGGCGGCGATCTCGACGCGGACTGCAGTCTGCCCGCCGCCGCGCGCGCCGAGAGCATCCCCTCGGGCGGCCAGACCTACCGGCTCCTCGACGGCGGAGCGACAGGCTGCTTCCCCTCCGGCGACGACGCCTACGCCCTGGTCTCGGGCACGAGCCCCGGAGGAGCGGACGTCACGGTCGTCGGCGACGCGGCCCTCCTCCGCAACAGCACCGTCGACGAGGGCGGCCGGGCCGCGCTCGCCCTGAACCTCCTCGGGGCCCGCGACCGGCTCGTCTGGTACCGCGTGAGCCTCGACGACCTCCGCGGAGAAGCGGCCGTCGATCCCGCCGATCTCGCCCCTGGATGGGTCACGCCCGCGATCCTCCTGCTCCTCGGCGTGGGCGTCGCCGCGGCGGTGTGGCGCGGTCGCCGCTTCGGCCCCCTCGCCGTCGAGCCGCTGCCCGTCGTCGTGCACGCCAGCGAGACCGCTCGCGGCCGCGCGCGCCTCTACGCCCGCGGAGGGACGCGGCTGCGCGCCCTCGACGCGCTCCGCATCGGCACGCTCCGGCGGCTCGCCTCGATGCTCGGCCTGTCCGCCTCCGCCGGGGTCGACGAGATCGTGACGGGAGCCGCCGACCTGCTCGGCCGGGACCCGGTCGCCCTGCGCCGCCTGCTCGTCGACGACACGCCCGCGGACGACCGCGCGCTCGTCAGCGCCTCCGACGACCTCCTCCGTCTCGAGAGCGCCGTGCGCGCCGCCCTCGCTCCGACTCCGCACCCCGCCCGACGACAGGAAGGCCCCCTCCGATGA
- a CDS encoding DUF4129 domain-containing protein translates to MIRAVLAAAPLDPDAREARRLLLEELADPRYRAAEPSWFDRAVQAIRDWFTSLSVPTDGPAVPIAAVIGVLVVLALVVTALLIAGRPSLRRRSSVRGSVLAEDDGRSADELRALADAAAARGDWDEAVIERFRALVRALDERTLVRASPGTTAHGFARRAQAVFPAASAALRRAADDFDGVRYLDRPGGTDDYARIRALDDSLAREAAPLDPLSSTADRR, encoded by the coding sequence GTGATCCGCGCCGTCCTGGCCGCGGCTCCGCTCGACCCCGACGCCCGCGAGGCCCGCCGCCTCCTGCTCGAGGAGCTGGCGGATCCGCGCTACCGCGCGGCGGAGCCGAGCTGGTTCGATCGCGCCGTGCAGGCGATCCGCGACTGGTTCACGTCGCTCAGCGTCCCCACCGACGGACCGGCCGTCCCGATCGCCGCCGTGATCGGGGTGCTCGTGGTTCTGGCGCTCGTGGTCACCGCCCTGCTGATCGCCGGGCGACCGAGCCTGCGGCGCCGCAGCTCGGTGCGCGGATCGGTCCTCGCGGAGGACGACGGCCGGTCGGCCGACGAGCTCCGCGCGCTGGCCGACGCGGCGGCCGCTCGCGGCGACTGGGACGAGGCGGTGATCGAGCGCTTCCGGGCCCTCGTCCGCGCTCTCGACGAGCGGACGCTCGTGCGCGCCTCGCCGGGCACGACCGCGCACGGCTTCGCCCGACGCGCGCAGGCCGTGTTCCCCGCGGCCTCGGCGGCCCTCCGACGCGCCGCGGACGACTTCGACGGCGTGCGGTACCTCGACCGTCCGGGCGGCACCGACGACTACGCGCGCATCCGTGCGCTCGACGACTCGCTCGCCCGGGAGGCCGCTCCCCTCGACCCGCTCTCGAGCACGGCGGACCGCCGGTGA
- the mtrA gene encoding MtrAB system response regulator MtrA — protein MSARILVVDDDAALAEMIGIVLRAEDYDVSFCADGSGALEAFRRSRPDLLLLDLMLPGMDGIEVCRAVRAESGVPIIMLTAKSDTSDVVQGLESGADDYMVKPFDPKELVARIKTRLRPAQVAANAVLQVGDLSLDVAGHEVRRGDTRIGLTPLEFDLLLALASKPQQVFTREMLLEQVWGYHYKADTRLVNVHVQRLRAKVEKDPDDPRIVMTVRGVGYRAGAVLPA, from the coding sequence ATGAGCGCGCGCATTCTGGTGGTCGACGACGATGCGGCCCTGGCCGAGATGATCGGCATCGTGCTGCGGGCGGAGGACTACGACGTCTCCTTCTGCGCCGACGGCTCCGGCGCCCTGGAGGCGTTCCGCCGGTCCCGCCCCGACCTCCTCCTGCTCGACCTGATGCTCCCGGGCATGGACGGCATCGAGGTCTGCCGGGCGGTCCGCGCCGAGTCCGGCGTGCCGATCATCATGCTCACCGCGAAGTCCGACACCTCGGACGTCGTGCAGGGCCTCGAGTCCGGTGCGGACGACTACATGGTCAAGCCCTTCGACCCGAAGGAGCTCGTCGCGCGGATCAAGACCCGCCTGCGGCCCGCGCAGGTCGCGGCGAACGCCGTTCTCCAGGTCGGGGATCTGAGCCTGGACGTCGCCGGTCACGAGGTGCGCCGCGGCGACACCCGCATCGGCCTGACGCCCCTCGAGTTCGACCTCCTGCTCGCGCTGGCCTCCAAGCCCCAGCAGGTCTTCACCCGCGAGATGCTGCTCGAGCAGGTGTGGGGCTACCACTACAAGGCCGACACCCGCCTCGTGAACGTGCACGTGCAGCGCCTGCGCGCGAAGGTCGAGAAGGATCCGGACGACCCCCGGATCGTGATGACCGTGCGCGGCGTCGGCTACCGCGCCGGCGCCGTCCTGCCGGCCTGA
- the mtrB gene encoding MtrAB system histidine kinase MtrB — MSLARRFPVAGVRRWPRRVLRAWRRSLQFRAVAITVLLSGVAIGSTGAYLSYSISDNLFQSRLTQVTGDTSRATRAAQGYLDAATVSTRQDMEEVMSSVRTAIRDASSSALIAIVRSPDQDASSLAPQDIYNRELQDGVISSDLRERVQAGSEGQYWQSVTLDADGREQPGILVGSTLELPSSAGRYELYIGYSLADAERTLQFVQQVLNIAGLLLILLIGAVSYVVVRLVVAPVRVAALTSQRLAAGDRDVRIPEKGEDVIATLARSFNGMADSLQEQISELATLSRVQQRFVSDVSHELRTPLTTMKLAGDVLYDQREGFPPVAERTVELLHGQIARFESLLADLLEISRHDAGSAELELEPVNLVRLASEEIDGMRGIAEANGSVLTLSAPGGYFDADMDARRIRRIVRNLLGNAIEHGDGREIVVTVDSNATAVALAVRDYGHGMSSEEVVRVFDRFWRADPSRKRTLGGTGLGMSIAQEDTALHHGWLQVWSMPDRGACFRLTIPRRRGERIDSSPLPLPPVDAGEQAFTGPIVMPPLPEAVP; from the coding sequence GTGTCCCTCGCGCGCCGCTTCCCGGTCGCCGGCGTCCGCCGGTGGCCCCGCCGCGTGCTGCGCGCCTGGAGGCGCTCGCTGCAGTTCCGCGCGGTCGCGATCACGGTGCTGCTCAGTGGAGTGGCGATCGGCTCGACCGGCGCGTACCTGTCGTACAGCATCAGCGACAACCTCTTCCAGTCGCGGTTGACGCAGGTCACGGGGGACACCTCCCGCGCCACCCGCGCCGCGCAGGGCTACCTCGACGCCGCCACGGTCTCGACCCGGCAGGACATGGAGGAGGTGATGAGCTCGGTCCGCACTGCGATCCGGGACGCCTCCTCCTCCGCGCTCATCGCGATCGTGCGCTCACCGGACCAGGACGCGTCCTCGCTCGCGCCGCAGGACATCTACAACCGCGAGCTGCAGGACGGCGTCATCAGCTCCGACCTCCGCGAGCGGGTGCAGGCGGGCTCCGAGGGGCAGTACTGGCAGTCCGTGACGCTCGACGCGGACGGCCGGGAGCAGCCGGGGATCTTGGTCGGCTCGACCCTCGAGCTGCCCAGCTCCGCGGGGCGGTACGAGCTCTACATCGGCTACTCGCTCGCCGACGCCGAGCGCACCCTGCAGTTCGTGCAGCAGGTGCTGAACATCGCCGGCCTCCTCCTGATCCTGCTGATCGGGGCCGTGAGCTACGTCGTCGTCCGCCTCGTGGTCGCTCCCGTGCGCGTCGCGGCGCTGACGAGCCAGCGGCTCGCCGCCGGCGACAGGGACGTGCGCATCCCGGAGAAGGGCGAGGACGTGATCGCGACGCTCGCCCGCTCCTTCAACGGCATGGCCGACAGCCTGCAGGAGCAGATCAGCGAGCTCGCGACGCTGAGCCGCGTCCAGCAGCGGTTCGTCTCGGACGTCTCCCACGAGCTGCGCACGCCGCTCACGACGATGAAGCTCGCCGGCGACGTCCTCTACGACCAGCGCGAGGGCTTCCCTCCGGTCGCCGAGCGCACGGTCGAGCTGCTGCACGGCCAGATCGCCCGCTTCGAGAGCCTGCTCGCCGACCTCCTCGAGATCTCGCGGCACGACGCCGGATCCGCCGAGCTCGAGCTCGAGCCGGTGAACCTGGTGCGCCTGGCGAGCGAGGAGATCGACGGCATGCGCGGGATCGCCGAGGCGAACGGCTCCGTGCTGACCCTGTCCGCGCCCGGCGGCTACTTCGACGCCGACATGGACGCGCGCCGCATCCGCCGCATCGTCCGCAACCTCCTCGGCAACGCGATCGAGCACGGAGACGGCCGCGAGATCGTCGTCACCGTCGACAGCAACGCGACGGCGGTCGCCCTGGCCGTCCGCGACTACGGTCACGGGATGAGCTCGGAGGAGGTCGTGCGGGTCTTCGACCGGTTCTGGCGCGCGGACCCCTCCCGCAAGCGCACGCTGGGAGGGACGGGGCTGGGCATGTCCATCGCCCAGGAGGACACGGCCCTGCACCACGGCTGGCTGCAGGTCTGGTCGATGCCCGACCGCGGAGCGTGCTTCCGCCTGACCATCCCGCGTCGGCGCGGCGAGCGGATCGACTCCTCGCCGCTGCCCCTCCCGCCCGTGGACGCGGGGGAGCAGGCCTTCACCGGTCCGATCGTGATGCCCCCGCTGCCCGAGGCCGTGCCGTGA
- a CDS encoding LpqB family beta-propeller domain-containing protein, whose amino-acid sequence MSRRSLRALAGAAALLLALVGCAGIPRDGDVGVGRPDAGPQDLQYDFLPSGPAAGASQREILTGFIDAASSPQSNYKIAREFLSSGADWTPSEHVTVDEGQRSPAQQSASTLTLSITPVAEVDATGVYTEVSSTTALSLDYGFVQEDGEWRISAPPSGVVIDRTTFEQVFSTHALYYFDPSYTYLVPDLRWFASRADSSTSTTIVTELLRGPTPWLSDSGAVASAFPTGTALAAETVPVESQQAVVDLNSAALEADERQWRLMRLQLSRSLASVSNVTGVTLSVEQNPIEVPVEVSGLPISPRVDTRPLVLTDEAFGFLGSAGLAETAVSDRVRALSPRAVALGEQRGADSEAAAAVLSAAGVSLVAPDQADVLLDARAGLTAPAIDPFGYVWSVPSAAPNQLVAYSPDGTESFQIATAWSEIETIASLSVSRDGTRMLALVQDGEQASVLVAGISRSGGGDPVAVGEPVVLASTLGTAVTAGWTDELDVVSVVRGSTGEDVVTLHQLGGGATPLGTTSGATQIAAGNATTQIRILAEGGELRQQRGSAWQTIATDVRLLATQTGMGS is encoded by the coding sequence GTGAGCCGGCGGAGCCTCCGGGCGCTCGCCGGGGCCGCGGCCCTGCTGCTCGCCCTCGTCGGATGCGCGGGAATCCCGCGCGACGGTGACGTGGGCGTCGGGCGGCCGGACGCCGGGCCCCAGGACCTCCAGTACGACTTCCTGCCCTCGGGGCCGGCGGCGGGCGCCTCGCAGCGGGAGATCCTCACCGGCTTCATCGACGCGGCGTCCAGCCCGCAGAGCAACTACAAGATCGCCCGGGAGTTCCTCTCCTCGGGGGCCGACTGGACCCCGAGCGAGCACGTCACGGTGGACGAGGGCCAGCGCTCGCCCGCGCAGCAGTCGGCGTCGACGCTGACGCTGTCGATCACGCCGGTCGCCGAGGTCGATGCGACGGGCGTCTACACCGAGGTCTCGTCGACGACGGCGCTGAGCCTCGACTACGGCTTTGTCCAGGAGGACGGGGAGTGGCGCATCAGCGCGCCCCCCAGCGGCGTCGTCATCGACCGCACCACCTTCGAGCAGGTCTTCTCGACCCACGCGCTGTACTACTTCGATCCGTCCTACACGTACCTCGTGCCGGACCTCCGCTGGTTCGCGTCGCGCGCCGACAGCTCGACGAGCACCACCATCGTCACCGAGCTCCTGCGCGGCCCCACGCCCTGGCTGAGCGACTCCGGAGCCGTCGCCTCGGCGTTCCCGACCGGCACGGCGCTCGCCGCCGAGACCGTCCCGGTCGAGTCGCAGCAGGCCGTGGTCGATCTGAACTCCGCCGCCCTCGAGGCCGACGAGCGCCAGTGGCGCCTGATGCGCCTCCAGCTCAGCCGCAGCCTCGCCTCGGTCTCGAACGTGACCGGCGTGACCCTGTCGGTCGAGCAGAACCCGATCGAGGTGCCCGTCGAGGTGAGCGGACTGCCGATCAGTCCACGCGTCGACACCCGCCCGCTGGTCCTCACGGACGAGGCGTTCGGCTTCCTCGGCTCTGCCGGCCTGGCCGAGACGGCGGTGTCGGACCGGGTGCGCGCGCTCTCGCCGCGAGCCGTCGCCCTCGGCGAGCAGCGGGGCGCCGACTCCGAGGCCGCCGCTGCGGTGCTGTCGGCCGCGGGGGTCTCGCTCGTCGCTCCGGATCAGGCGGACGTCCTCCTGGACGCCCGCGCCGGGCTGACCGCGCCGGCCATCGATCCCTTCGGCTACGTGTGGTCGGTGCCGTCGGCGGCGCCGAACCAGCTCGTCGCGTACTCGCCCGACGGCACGGAGTCGTTCCAGATCGCGACGGCGTGGTCCGAGATCGAGACGATCGCCTCGCTCTCGGTCTCGAGGGACGGCACACGGATGCTCGCCCTGGTGCAGGACGGCGAGCAGGCGTCCGTCCTCGTGGCCGGGATCTCGCGCTCCGGCGGCGGCGACCCGGTGGCCGTCGGCGAGCCCGTCGTCCTCGCCTCGACCCTCGGCACCGCGGTGACGGCGGGCTGGACCGACGAGCTCGACGTGGTCTCGGTCGTCCGCGGCTCCACAGGAGAGGACGTCGTCACCCTCCACCAGCTCGGCGGAGGAGCGACACCCCTCGGGACGACGAGCGGAGCGACGCAGATCGCGGCCGGCAACGCGACCACGCAGATCCGGATCCTCGCCGAGGGCGGGGAGCTGCGCCAGCAGCGCGGCTCCGCGTGGCAGACGATCGCGACGGACGTCCGGCTCCTCGCGACCCAGACCGGCATGGGGTCCTGA